A window of Panthera leo isolate Ple1 chromosome D2, P.leo_Ple1_pat1.1, whole genome shotgun sequence contains these coding sequences:
- the LOC122202718 gene encoding inositol 1,4,5-trisphosphate receptor-interacting protein: MALGLFRVCLVVVTAIINHPLLFPRENATVPENEEEIIRKMQAHQEKLQLEQLRLEEEVARLAAEKEALERVEEEGQQQNESRTAWDLWSTLCMILFLVIEVWRQDHQDAPSPECLGGDEDELPGLEGAPLRGLTLPNKGTLDHFYERCIRGATADAARTREFVEGFVDDLLEALRSLCNRDTDMEVEDFIGVDSMYENWQVDRPLLCDLFVPFMPPEPYHFHAELCCSRHPVPLDRQGYGRIKVVRADEDPLGCICDKTKLGEDMLCLLHGKKSLARPGSEVETLLCARGAPYLDAMQVMKWFQTALTRAWHRIAHKYEFDLAFGQLDSPGSLKIRFRSGKFMPFNLIPVIQCDDSDLYFVSHLPREPSGDAPASSTDWLLSFAVYERQFLRMTSKALPEGACHLSCLQIASFLLSKQSRLTGPSGLSNYHLKTALLHLLVSRRPADWEAGQLDARLHELLRFLEKSLLEKKLHHFFIGNRKVPNAMGLPEAVRRAEPLNLFRPFVLQRSLYRKTVDSFYEMLKNAPVLISEYSLHIPSDHASLPPKAVVL, from the coding sequence ATGGCTCTGGGGCTCTTCCGGGTGTGTCTGGTGGTGGTGACAGCCATCATCAACCACCCGCTGCTGTTCCCGCGGGAGAACGCCACGGTCCCCGAGAACGAGGAGGAGATCATCCGCAAGATGCAGGCGCACCAGGAGAAGCTACAACTCGAGCAGCTGcggctggaggaggaggtggcccgGCTGGCGGCCGAGAAGGAGGCGctggagagggtggaggaggaaggccaGCAGCAGAACGAGAGCCGCACGGCCTGGGACCTGTGGAGCACCCTGTGCATGATCCTCTTCCTGGTGATCGAGGTGTGGCGGCAGGACCACCAGGACGCGCCTTCACCCGAGTGCCTGGGCGGGGACGAGGACGAGCTGCCCGGCCTGGAGGGTGCCCCGCTCCGGGGCCTCACCCTGCCCAACAAGGGCACGCTCGACCACTTCTATGAGCGCTGCATCCGGGGGGCCACGGCCGACGCGGCCCGCACCCGGGAGTTTGTGGAAGGCTTTGTGGATGACCTGCTGGAGGCCCTGAGGAGCCTCTGCAACCGCGACACGGACATGGAGGTGGAGGACTTCATTGGCGTGGACAGCATGTATGAGAACTGGCAGGTGGACAGGCCGCTGCTGTGCGACCTCTTCGTGCCCTTCATGCCCCCCGAGCCCTACCACTTCCATGCAGAGCTCTGCTGCTCCCGCCACCCCGTGCCCTTGGATCGCCAGGGCTACGGCCGGATCAAGGTGGTCCGGGCCGACGAGGATCCCCTGGGCTGCATCTGCGACAAGACCAAGCTCGGGGAAGACATGCTGTGTCTCCTCCACGGCAAGAAGAGCCTGGCGCGGCCGGGCAGCGAGGTGGAAACCCTGCTGTGTGCCAGAGGCGCCCCATACCTGGACGCGATGCAGGTCATGAAGTGGTTCCAGACGGCCCTCACCAGAGCCTGGCACCGCATTGCCCACAAATACGAGTTCGACCTGGCATTTGGTCAGCTGGACTCCCCTGGGTCCCTCAAGATCAGGTTCCGCTCAGGGAAGTTCATGCCCTTCAACCTGATTCCTGTGATCCAGTGTGACGACTCGGACCTGTACTTTGTCTCACACCTTCCCAGGGAGCCCTCTGGGGACGCCCCGGCATCCAGCACTGACTGGCTCCTGTCCTTTGCCGTCTACGAGCGACAGTTCCTCAGGATGACGTCGAAGGCGCTGCCTGAGGGTGCCTGTCACCTCAGCTGCTTGCAGATCGCCTCCTTCCTGCTGTCCAAGCAGAGCCGCCTGACTGGCCCCAGTGGGCTCAGCAACTACCACCTCAAGACAGCCCTCCTGCACCTGCTGGTCTCCCGGCGGCCCGCCGACTGGGAGGCCGGGCAGCTCGATGCTCGCCTGCACGAGCTGCTCCGATTCCTGGAGAAGAGCCTGCTGGAGAAGAAGCTCCATCACTTCTTCATTGGCAACCGCAAGGTGCCCAATGCCATGGGACTCCCTGAGGCCGTTCGCAGGGCAGAGCCTCTCAACCTCTTCCGGCCCTTCGTCCTGCAGCGAAGTCTCTACCGGAAGACGGTGGACTCCTTCTATGAGATGCTGAAGAACGCCCCAGTGCTCATTAGCGAGTATTCCCTACATATCCCCTCAGACCATGCCAGCCTGCCCCCAAAAGCTGTTGTCTTGTAA